In Amphiura filiformis chromosome 1, Afil_fr2py, whole genome shotgun sequence, the following are encoded in one genomic region:
- the LOC140158808 gene encoding myelin P2 protein-like has protein sequence MDKFCGKYSLEKSENFDEFMKALGVNIALRKIAQFNKSQMTISQEGDHITFFSESSFKNFKVTFKLGEDFSDTSPDGRKVINNMYLEDGKLIQKEKPAPGESGKEVTYVRDIDANGDLVVVCTVEDITCKRFFKKI, from the exons atggacaaattttgtggcaAATACAGTCTCGAAAAGAGCGAGAACTTCGATGAATTCATGAAAGCATTAG gtgtAAACATAGCCTTACGTAAGATCGCGCAGTTTAACAAGTCTCAAATGACCATCTCGCAAGAAGGGGATCATATTACATTCTTCTCAGAGTCTTCCTTCAAGAACTTCAAAGTCACATTCAAACTTGGGGAGGATTTCAGCGACACGTCACCCGACGGCAGGAAAGTTATT AATAACATGTATTTGGAAGATGGCAAATTAATTCAGAAAGAGAAACCAGCACCAGGAGAATCAGGCAAGGAGGTTACATACGTCAGGGATATCGATGCCAATGGCGACTTAGTAGTA gtttgtaCAGTTGAAGACATCACATGCAAAAGATTCTTCAAGAAGATTTAA
- the LOC140158816 gene encoding sodium/calcium exchanger regulatory protein 1-like: MESSDNLEEFMKTLGVNIVLRKIGMSSYPDLTMEHIEGDHYKINEWTMIKSHIWDFTLGQEFKDKTVDGRNVLSTIRIEGDKLVHTEKPASGDGKIPSYTWEIKDNNDLHITYELEGVICNREYKRLK, encoded by the exons ATGGAATCAAGTGACAACCTGGAGGAGTTTATGAAGACATTAG GTGTCAATATCGTGCTTCGTAAAATCGGCATGTCGAGTTATCCTGATTTGACAATGGAGCATATCGAAGGCGACCATTACAAAATCAACGAATGGACGATGATTAAGTCACATATATGGGATTTCACATTGGGTCAAGAATTTAAAGACAAAACTGTGGATGGTAGGAATGTATTG TCAACTATTAGAATAGAAGGAGACAAGTTAGTACACACCGAAAAACCGGCCAGTGGGGATGGAAAGATCCCTTCATACACATGGGAAATCAAAGACAATAATGATCTCCATATA ACATATGAATTGGAAGGTGTGATATGCAACAGAGAGTACAAGCGACTGAAGTAA